A region of Lycium barbarum isolate Lr01 chromosome 3, ASM1917538v2, whole genome shotgun sequence DNA encodes the following proteins:
- the LOC132631881 gene encoding DNA mismatch repair protein MSH3 isoform X2: MGKPKQQVISRFFAPKPNINNPSTSSTTPSTPPPKITATVNFSPAKRLRASQLISPHTNKLPYDDHPIKPTKTPKLVHNPTLHQKFLDKLLEPSYDLQEPSKCQETANPKYTPLEQQVLELKERYPDVMLMIEVGYKYRFFGQDAENAARVLSIYAHMDHNFLTASVPTFRLNVHVRRLVSAGYKVGVVKQTETAAIKAHGKNKLGPFGRGLSALYTKATLEASEDVGGGDEGFRSCNNYLVCVVEKGIDGDDVKLGVVGVEVSTGDVVFGEFNDNFMRAGLEAMILNLLPAELLVGRPISKQTEKMLLAYAGPASNVRVEDVSSDRFSDGGALAEVMSLYEGMQESYSLDVQEREEAEMKTHECNQIAIQGIMAMPDLAIQALALIVRHLKQFGLERVLCLGASFRPFSSNMEMTLSVNALQQLEVLKNNFDGSESGSLLQCMNQTLTVFGARLLRHWFIAVTQAILLAAKQLQQLCIEEDKSMKLRETLRSVLLRKLISIASSSTVISAASKLLSALNKEAAERRALHNLFIVSDGKVPEVAEGTRRVELANEKLDSLILMYRKQLRIRNLEYMSVAGITHLLELPLDTKVPPDWVKVNSTKKAIRYHPPEVLVALDELALANEQLTVICQAAWNNFLTGFGGYFAEFQAAVQALASLDCLNSLAILSRNKNYVRPLFVKDEEAVQIHICSGRHPVLERVLQDNFVPNDTDLHAEREYCQIVTGPNMGGKSCYIRQVALIALMAQVGSFVPAFSAKLHVLDGIYTRMGASDSIQQGRSTFLEELSEASDILKKSSASSLVILDELGRGTSTHDGVAIAYATLKYLLEHKKCMVLFVTHYPEIVSIKNEFPGSVGPYHVSYLTSQRDVNGDFKSNEKMDHINSEDITYLYKLAPGVSERSFGFKVAQLAQLPVTCIQRAVVIAGRLEAAVCKYTERNQTRRSSSLSYKERSCKESESVEDVLEPDCLSAGRVEGLDDISELYRELFLNLNFAFLEEHGDERRLQFLMQARSLAAQLIIR, translated from the exons ATGGGGAAACCTAAACAACAAGTAATTTCCCGTTTCTTTGCACCTAAACCAAACAtcaacaacccttcaacttcatCAACAACCCCCTCTACCCCACCTCCCAAAATTACTGCCACCGTTAACTTTTCACCTGCAAAACGCCTTAGAGCTTCCCAACTCATTTCTCCTCATACCAACAAATTACCCTATGATGATCATCCCATAAAACCCACCAAAACCCCTAAACTAGTACATAACCCCACCCTCCACCAGAAGTTCCTGGATAAACTTCTAGAACCTTCTTATGACCTTCAAGAACCATCCAAATGTCAAGAAACTGCAAACCCCAAGTACACACCATTAGAGCAACAAGTTTTGGAGCTTAAGGAAAGGTATCCAGATGTCATGTTAATGATTGAAGTTGGTTATAAGTACAGGTTTTTTGGTCAGGATGCAGAAAATGCTGCTAGAGTATTGAGTATTTATGCACATATGGATCATAATTTCTTGACAGCTAGTGTACCGACTTTTCGGTTGAATGTTCATGTAAGGAGGTTGGTTAGTGCAGGGTACAAAGTTGGGGTTGTTAAACAAACTGAAACTGCTGCAATTAAGGCTCATGGTAAGAATAAATTGGGCCCGTTTGGTCGTGGATTATCGGCATTGTATACGAAAGCTACTTTAGAGGCGTCTGAAGATGTTGGGGGTGGAGATGAGGGGTTTCGATCGTGTAATAACTATTTGGTTTGTGTTGTCGAGAAGGGAATCGATGGGGATGATGTGAAACTTGGGGTTGTTGGGGTTGAGGTTTCGACGGGGGATGTTGTTTTTGGGGAGTTTAATGATAATTTCATGAGGGCTGGATTGGAGGCTATGATACTGAACTTGTTGCCAGCTGAGTTGCTTGTTGGCAGGCCTATATCTAAGCAGACAGAGAAG ATGCTACTGGCTTATGCTGGACCGGCATCTAATGTTAGGGTGGAGGATGTATCATCAGATCGGTTCAGTGACGGTGGTGCTCTTGCTGAAGTGATGTCTCTATATGAGGGCATGCAGGAAAGTTATTCGTTAGATGTCCAAGAAAGGGAAGAGGCTGAAATGAAAACACACGAATGCAATCAAATTGCAATCCAG GGAATTATGGCAATGCCTGATTTGGCTATACAAGCATTGGCCCTAATTGTTAGGCATCTAAAACAATTTGGTTTGGAAAGAGTTCTGTGCTTGGGAGCTTCATTTCGTCCCTTCTCCAGCAACATGGAGATGACTCTTTCAGTCAATGCACTGCAGCAACTTGAG GTTTTGAAGAATAACTTTGACGGATCAGAGTCTGGCTCCTTACTGCAGTGTATGAATCAGACACTTACTGTATTTGGTGCAAGGCTTCTCAGGCATTGG TTTATTGCAGTCACTCAAGCTATCTTGCTTGCTGCAAAACAACTTCAGCAGCTTTGCATAGAAGAGGACAAAAGTATGAAGCTGAGAGAGACCCTGCGCTCAGTACTATTGAGAAAGTTGATATCAATTGCCTCATCGTCTACTGTTATTAGTGCTGCCTCAAAGCTTTTGTCTGCTTTGAACAAGGAAGCCGCTGAAAGACGGGCTCTTCACAATTTATTCATCGTTTCTGATGGAAAAGTCCCAGAG GTTGCTGAAGGTACAAGGAGAGTTGAGTTGGCTAACGAGAAGTTAGACTCATTGATTTTAATGTATCGCAAACAGCTTCGCATCCGCAATTTAGAGTACATGAGTGTAGCTGGAATTACACATTTATTAGAG TTGCCTCTAGATACGAAGGTACCTCCAGATTGGGTCAAAGTGAACAGTACTAAGAAAGCAATACGCTATCATCCACCTGAAGTATTAGTGGCTTTAGATGAATTGGCGTTGGCAAATGAACAGCTCACTGTCATTTGCCAAGCTGCTTGGAATAATTTCTTAACGGGATTTGGTGGATACTTTGCCGAGTTCCAAGCTGCTGTGCAAGCCTTGGCTTCATTGGATTGCCTAAATTCCCTTGCCATTCTTTCAAGGAATAAG AATTATGTCCGTCCACTCTTTGTGAAGGATGAGGAGGCTGTTCAGATACATATTTGCTCTGGTCGTCACCCC GTTTTGGAGAGAGTATTACAAGATAACTTTGTCCCAAATGATACAGATTTGCATGCAGAAAGAGAGTATTGTCAGATTGTTACTGGACCAAATATGGGGGGGAAAAGTTGCTATATTCGCCAAGTTGCTCTTATTGCTCTCATGGCTCAG GTTGGATCCTTTGTACCAGCATTCTCTGCAAAACTACATGTGCTAGATGGCATATATACTCGTATGGGTGCATCGGACAGTATACAGCAGGGAAGGAGTACCTTCTTAGAAGAACTCAGTGAGGCTTCTGATATACTGAAAAAAAGCTCAGCTAGCTCATTGGTTATACTTGATGAGCTTGGGAGAGGCACCAGTACACATGATGGCGTAGCAATTGCTTATGCAACACTTAAATATCTCCTAGAGCACAAAAAATGCATGGTTCTATTTGTTACCCATTACCCTGAAATTGTCAGTATCAAGAATGAGTTTCCAGGCTCTGTGGGACCATACCATGTGTCATATCTGACATCCCAAAGAGATGTGAATGGGGATTTCAAGTCAAATGAGAAGATGGATCACATCAATAGTGAAGACATCACCTACCTTTACAAGCTTGCTCCAGGAGTCTCTGAGAGGAGTTTTGGTTTTAAAGTTGCTCAGCTTGCACAA CTTCCGGTCACATGTATTCAGCGAGCTGTTGTAATAGCTGGAAGACTAGAAGCAGCAGTCTGTAAGTACACGGAGCGAAATCAAACTCGAAGGAGCTCTTCTTTAAGTTATAAGGAAAGGAGCTGTAAAGAATCTGAATCAGTAGAGGATGTCTTAGAACCTGATTGCTTGTCTGCTGGAAGAGTTGAAGGCCTAGATGACATTAGCGAGCTTTATAGGGAGTTGTTTCTGAATCTAAACTTCGCATTTCTTGAAGAACATGGTGATGAAAGGAGGCTCCAGTTTCTAATGCAGGCTAGAAGCCTTGCAGCTCAGTTGATAATTAG GTAA
- the LOC132631881 gene encoding DNA mismatch repair protein MSH3 isoform X1 has protein sequence MGKPKQQVISRFFAPKPNINNPSTSSTTPSTPPPKITATVNFSPAKRLRASQLISPHTNKLPYDDHPIKPTKTPKLVHNPTLHQKFLDKLLEPSYDLQEPSKCQETANPKYTPLEQQVLELKERYPDVMLMIEVGYKYRFFGQDAENAARVLSIYAHMDHNFLTASVPTFRLNVHVRRLVSAGYKVGVVKQTETAAIKAHGKNKLGPFGRGLSALYTKATLEASEDVGGGDEGFRSCNNYLVCVVEKGIDGDDVKLGVVGVEVSTGDVVFGEFNDNFMRAGLEAMILNLLPAELLVGRPISKQTEKMLLAYAGPASNVRVEDVSSDRFSDGGALAEVMSLYEGMQESYSLDVQEREEAEMKTHECNQIAIQGIMAMPDLAIQALALIVRHLKQFGLERVLCLGASFRPFSSNMEMTLSVNALQQLEVLKNNFDGSESGSLLQCMNQTLTVFGARLLRHWVTHPLRDRNMIDARLDAVSEIAESMKTCQTSHTSDLDVESADVTISQPDIHHVISSVLSSLGKSPDIQRGITRIFHRKATASEFIAVTQAILLAAKQLQQLCIEEDKSMKLRETLRSVLLRKLISIASSSTVISAASKLLSALNKEAAERRALHNLFIVSDGKVPEVAEGTRRVELANEKLDSLILMYRKQLRIRNLEYMSVAGITHLLELPLDTKVPPDWVKVNSTKKAIRYHPPEVLVALDELALANEQLTVICQAAWNNFLTGFGGYFAEFQAAVQALASLDCLNSLAILSRNKNYVRPLFVKDEEAVQIHICSGRHPVLERVLQDNFVPNDTDLHAEREYCQIVTGPNMGGKSCYIRQVALIALMAQVGSFVPAFSAKLHVLDGIYTRMGASDSIQQGRSTFLEELSEASDILKKSSASSLVILDELGRGTSTHDGVAIAYATLKYLLEHKKCMVLFVTHYPEIVSIKNEFPGSVGPYHVSYLTSQRDVNGDFKSNEKMDHINSEDITYLYKLAPGVSERSFGFKVAQLAQLPVTCIQRAVVIAGRLEAAVCKYTERNQTRRSSSLSYKERSCKESESVEDVLEPDCLSAGRVEGLDDISELYRELFLNLNFAFLEEHGDERRLQFLMQARSLAAQLIIR, from the exons ATGGGGAAACCTAAACAACAAGTAATTTCCCGTTTCTTTGCACCTAAACCAAACAtcaacaacccttcaacttcatCAACAACCCCCTCTACCCCACCTCCCAAAATTACTGCCACCGTTAACTTTTCACCTGCAAAACGCCTTAGAGCTTCCCAACTCATTTCTCCTCATACCAACAAATTACCCTATGATGATCATCCCATAAAACCCACCAAAACCCCTAAACTAGTACATAACCCCACCCTCCACCAGAAGTTCCTGGATAAACTTCTAGAACCTTCTTATGACCTTCAAGAACCATCCAAATGTCAAGAAACTGCAAACCCCAAGTACACACCATTAGAGCAACAAGTTTTGGAGCTTAAGGAAAGGTATCCAGATGTCATGTTAATGATTGAAGTTGGTTATAAGTACAGGTTTTTTGGTCAGGATGCAGAAAATGCTGCTAGAGTATTGAGTATTTATGCACATATGGATCATAATTTCTTGACAGCTAGTGTACCGACTTTTCGGTTGAATGTTCATGTAAGGAGGTTGGTTAGTGCAGGGTACAAAGTTGGGGTTGTTAAACAAACTGAAACTGCTGCAATTAAGGCTCATGGTAAGAATAAATTGGGCCCGTTTGGTCGTGGATTATCGGCATTGTATACGAAAGCTACTTTAGAGGCGTCTGAAGATGTTGGGGGTGGAGATGAGGGGTTTCGATCGTGTAATAACTATTTGGTTTGTGTTGTCGAGAAGGGAATCGATGGGGATGATGTGAAACTTGGGGTTGTTGGGGTTGAGGTTTCGACGGGGGATGTTGTTTTTGGGGAGTTTAATGATAATTTCATGAGGGCTGGATTGGAGGCTATGATACTGAACTTGTTGCCAGCTGAGTTGCTTGTTGGCAGGCCTATATCTAAGCAGACAGAGAAG ATGCTACTGGCTTATGCTGGACCGGCATCTAATGTTAGGGTGGAGGATGTATCATCAGATCGGTTCAGTGACGGTGGTGCTCTTGCTGAAGTGATGTCTCTATATGAGGGCATGCAGGAAAGTTATTCGTTAGATGTCCAAGAAAGGGAAGAGGCTGAAATGAAAACACACGAATGCAATCAAATTGCAATCCAG GGAATTATGGCAATGCCTGATTTGGCTATACAAGCATTGGCCCTAATTGTTAGGCATCTAAAACAATTTGGTTTGGAAAGAGTTCTGTGCTTGGGAGCTTCATTTCGTCCCTTCTCCAGCAACATGGAGATGACTCTTTCAGTCAATGCACTGCAGCAACTTGAG GTTTTGAAGAATAACTTTGACGGATCAGAGTCTGGCTCCTTACTGCAGTGTATGAATCAGACACTTACTGTATTTGGTGCAAGGCTTCTCAGGCATTGG GTGACTCATCCTTTACGTGATAGAAACATGATAGATGCTCGTCTTGATGCAGTTTCAGAGATTGCAGAATCTATGAAAACTTGTCAAACTTCGCATACTTCTGACTTAGATGTAGAAAGTGCTGATGTCACCATTTCACAACCAGATATTCATCATGTAATTTCTTCAGTTTTGTCCAGTCTAGGAAAGTCGCCGGATATCCAACGCGGGATTACAAGAATTTTTCACAGAAAAGCTACTGCCTCTGAG TTTATTGCAGTCACTCAAGCTATCTTGCTTGCTGCAAAACAACTTCAGCAGCTTTGCATAGAAGAGGACAAAAGTATGAAGCTGAGAGAGACCCTGCGCTCAGTACTATTGAGAAAGTTGATATCAATTGCCTCATCGTCTACTGTTATTAGTGCTGCCTCAAAGCTTTTGTCTGCTTTGAACAAGGAAGCCGCTGAAAGACGGGCTCTTCACAATTTATTCATCGTTTCTGATGGAAAAGTCCCAGAG GTTGCTGAAGGTACAAGGAGAGTTGAGTTGGCTAACGAGAAGTTAGACTCATTGATTTTAATGTATCGCAAACAGCTTCGCATCCGCAATTTAGAGTACATGAGTGTAGCTGGAATTACACATTTATTAGAG TTGCCTCTAGATACGAAGGTACCTCCAGATTGGGTCAAAGTGAACAGTACTAAGAAAGCAATACGCTATCATCCACCTGAAGTATTAGTGGCTTTAGATGAATTGGCGTTGGCAAATGAACAGCTCACTGTCATTTGCCAAGCTGCTTGGAATAATTTCTTAACGGGATTTGGTGGATACTTTGCCGAGTTCCAAGCTGCTGTGCAAGCCTTGGCTTCATTGGATTGCCTAAATTCCCTTGCCATTCTTTCAAGGAATAAG AATTATGTCCGTCCACTCTTTGTGAAGGATGAGGAGGCTGTTCAGATACATATTTGCTCTGGTCGTCACCCC GTTTTGGAGAGAGTATTACAAGATAACTTTGTCCCAAATGATACAGATTTGCATGCAGAAAGAGAGTATTGTCAGATTGTTACTGGACCAAATATGGGGGGGAAAAGTTGCTATATTCGCCAAGTTGCTCTTATTGCTCTCATGGCTCAG GTTGGATCCTTTGTACCAGCATTCTCTGCAAAACTACATGTGCTAGATGGCATATATACTCGTATGGGTGCATCGGACAGTATACAGCAGGGAAGGAGTACCTTCTTAGAAGAACTCAGTGAGGCTTCTGATATACTGAAAAAAAGCTCAGCTAGCTCATTGGTTATACTTGATGAGCTTGGGAGAGGCACCAGTACACATGATGGCGTAGCAATTGCTTATGCAACACTTAAATATCTCCTAGAGCACAAAAAATGCATGGTTCTATTTGTTACCCATTACCCTGAAATTGTCAGTATCAAGAATGAGTTTCCAGGCTCTGTGGGACCATACCATGTGTCATATCTGACATCCCAAAGAGATGTGAATGGGGATTTCAAGTCAAATGAGAAGATGGATCACATCAATAGTGAAGACATCACCTACCTTTACAAGCTTGCTCCAGGAGTCTCTGAGAGGAGTTTTGGTTTTAAAGTTGCTCAGCTTGCACAA CTTCCGGTCACATGTATTCAGCGAGCTGTTGTAATAGCTGGAAGACTAGAAGCAGCAGTCTGTAAGTACACGGAGCGAAATCAAACTCGAAGGAGCTCTTCTTTAAGTTATAAGGAAAGGAGCTGTAAAGAATCTGAATCAGTAGAGGATGTCTTAGAACCTGATTGCTTGTCTGCTGGAAGAGTTGAAGGCCTAGATGACATTAGCGAGCTTTATAGGGAGTTGTTTCTGAATCTAAACTTCGCATTTCTTGAAGAACATGGTGATGAAAGGAGGCTCCAGTTTCTAATGCAGGCTAGAAGCCTTGCAGCTCAGTTGATAATTAG GTAA
- the LOC132631881 gene encoding DNA mismatch repair protein MSH3 isoform X3 yields the protein MGKPKQQVISRFFAPKPNINNPSTSSTTPSTPPPKITATVNFSPAKRLRASQLISPHTNKLPYDDHPIKPTKTPKLVHNPTLHQKFLDKLLEPSYDLQEPSKCQETANPKYTPLEQQVLELKERYPDVMLMIEVGYKYRFFGQDAENAARVLSIYAHMDHNFLTASVPTFRLNVHVRRLVSAGYKVGVVKQTETAAIKAHGKNKLGPFGRGLSALYTKATLEASEDVGGGDEGFRSCNNYLVCVVEKGIDGDDVKLGVVGVEVSTGDVVFGEFNDNFMRAGLEAMILNLLPAELLVGRPISKQTEKMLLAYAGPASNVRVEDVSSDRFSDGGALAEVMSLYEGMQESYSLDVQEREEAEMKTHECNQIAIQGIMAMPDLAIQALALIVRHLKQFGLERVLCLGASFRPFSSNMEMTLSVNALQQLEVLKNNFDGSESGSLLQCMNQTLTVFGARLLRHWVTHPLRDRNMIDARLDAVSEIAESMKTCQTSHTSDLDVESADVTISQPDIHHVISSVLSSLGKSPDIQRGITRIFHRKATASEFIAVTQAILLAAKQLQQLCIEEDKSMKLRETLRSVLLRKLISIASSSTVISAASKLLSALNKEAAERRALHNLFIVSDGKVPEVAEGTRRVELANEKLDSLILMYRKQLRIRNLEYMSVAGITHLLELPLDTKVPPDWVKVNSTKKAIRYHPPEVLVALDELALANEQLTVICQAAWNNFLTGFGGYFAEFQAAVQALASLDCLNSLAILSRNKNYVRPLFVKDEEAVQIHICSGRHPVLERVLQDNFVPNDTDLHAEREYCQIVTGPNMGGKSCYIRQVALIALMAQVKPYDACFYVIISRVLCFTIFLFLTEEYIYERWILCTSILCKTTCARWHIYSYGCIGQYTAGKEYLLRRTQ from the exons ATGGGGAAACCTAAACAACAAGTAATTTCCCGTTTCTTTGCACCTAAACCAAACAtcaacaacccttcaacttcatCAACAACCCCCTCTACCCCACCTCCCAAAATTACTGCCACCGTTAACTTTTCACCTGCAAAACGCCTTAGAGCTTCCCAACTCATTTCTCCTCATACCAACAAATTACCCTATGATGATCATCCCATAAAACCCACCAAAACCCCTAAACTAGTACATAACCCCACCCTCCACCAGAAGTTCCTGGATAAACTTCTAGAACCTTCTTATGACCTTCAAGAACCATCCAAATGTCAAGAAACTGCAAACCCCAAGTACACACCATTAGAGCAACAAGTTTTGGAGCTTAAGGAAAGGTATCCAGATGTCATGTTAATGATTGAAGTTGGTTATAAGTACAGGTTTTTTGGTCAGGATGCAGAAAATGCTGCTAGAGTATTGAGTATTTATGCACATATGGATCATAATTTCTTGACAGCTAGTGTACCGACTTTTCGGTTGAATGTTCATGTAAGGAGGTTGGTTAGTGCAGGGTACAAAGTTGGGGTTGTTAAACAAACTGAAACTGCTGCAATTAAGGCTCATGGTAAGAATAAATTGGGCCCGTTTGGTCGTGGATTATCGGCATTGTATACGAAAGCTACTTTAGAGGCGTCTGAAGATGTTGGGGGTGGAGATGAGGGGTTTCGATCGTGTAATAACTATTTGGTTTGTGTTGTCGAGAAGGGAATCGATGGGGATGATGTGAAACTTGGGGTTGTTGGGGTTGAGGTTTCGACGGGGGATGTTGTTTTTGGGGAGTTTAATGATAATTTCATGAGGGCTGGATTGGAGGCTATGATACTGAACTTGTTGCCAGCTGAGTTGCTTGTTGGCAGGCCTATATCTAAGCAGACAGAGAAG ATGCTACTGGCTTATGCTGGACCGGCATCTAATGTTAGGGTGGAGGATGTATCATCAGATCGGTTCAGTGACGGTGGTGCTCTTGCTGAAGTGATGTCTCTATATGAGGGCATGCAGGAAAGTTATTCGTTAGATGTCCAAGAAAGGGAAGAGGCTGAAATGAAAACACACGAATGCAATCAAATTGCAATCCAG GGAATTATGGCAATGCCTGATTTGGCTATACAAGCATTGGCCCTAATTGTTAGGCATCTAAAACAATTTGGTTTGGAAAGAGTTCTGTGCTTGGGAGCTTCATTTCGTCCCTTCTCCAGCAACATGGAGATGACTCTTTCAGTCAATGCACTGCAGCAACTTGAG GTTTTGAAGAATAACTTTGACGGATCAGAGTCTGGCTCCTTACTGCAGTGTATGAATCAGACACTTACTGTATTTGGTGCAAGGCTTCTCAGGCATTGG GTGACTCATCCTTTACGTGATAGAAACATGATAGATGCTCGTCTTGATGCAGTTTCAGAGATTGCAGAATCTATGAAAACTTGTCAAACTTCGCATACTTCTGACTTAGATGTAGAAAGTGCTGATGTCACCATTTCACAACCAGATATTCATCATGTAATTTCTTCAGTTTTGTCCAGTCTAGGAAAGTCGCCGGATATCCAACGCGGGATTACAAGAATTTTTCACAGAAAAGCTACTGCCTCTGAG TTTATTGCAGTCACTCAAGCTATCTTGCTTGCTGCAAAACAACTTCAGCAGCTTTGCATAGAAGAGGACAAAAGTATGAAGCTGAGAGAGACCCTGCGCTCAGTACTATTGAGAAAGTTGATATCAATTGCCTCATCGTCTACTGTTATTAGTGCTGCCTCAAAGCTTTTGTCTGCTTTGAACAAGGAAGCCGCTGAAAGACGGGCTCTTCACAATTTATTCATCGTTTCTGATGGAAAAGTCCCAGAG GTTGCTGAAGGTACAAGGAGAGTTGAGTTGGCTAACGAGAAGTTAGACTCATTGATTTTAATGTATCGCAAACAGCTTCGCATCCGCAATTTAGAGTACATGAGTGTAGCTGGAATTACACATTTATTAGAG TTGCCTCTAGATACGAAGGTACCTCCAGATTGGGTCAAAGTGAACAGTACTAAGAAAGCAATACGCTATCATCCACCTGAAGTATTAGTGGCTTTAGATGAATTGGCGTTGGCAAATGAACAGCTCACTGTCATTTGCCAAGCTGCTTGGAATAATTTCTTAACGGGATTTGGTGGATACTTTGCCGAGTTCCAAGCTGCTGTGCAAGCCTTGGCTTCATTGGATTGCCTAAATTCCCTTGCCATTCTTTCAAGGAATAAG AATTATGTCCGTCCACTCTTTGTGAAGGATGAGGAGGCTGTTCAGATACATATTTGCTCTGGTCGTCACCCC GTTTTGGAGAGAGTATTACAAGATAACTTTGTCCCAAATGATACAGATTTGCATGCAGAAAGAGAGTATTGTCAGATTGTTACTGGACCAAATATGGGGGGGAAAAGTTGCTATATTCGCCAAGTTGCTCTTATTGCTCTCATGGCTCAGGTGAAGCCATATGATGCTTGCTTCTATGTGATTATCTCTAGAGTTCTTTGCTTCACAATCTTTCTGTTTCTTACagaagaatatatatatgaac GTTGGATCCTTTGTACCAGCATTCTCTGCAAAACTACATGTGCTAGATGGCATATATACTCGTATGGGTGCATCGGACAGTATACAGCAGGGAAGGAGTACCTTCTTAGAAGAACTCAGTGA